Proteins from a genomic interval of Lycium ferocissimum isolate CSIRO_LF1 chromosome 2, AGI_CSIRO_Lferr_CH_V1, whole genome shotgun sequence:
- the LOC132047174 gene encoding uncharacterized protein LOC132047174, with product MASVSAFSVCRAKSHSQIPHSIPQLFPIQFLRLQSNRSINGGHSCSSSLVKAKTPSRSWRIFSATEEDTAVAEQGGDEASTAPTTTTDQTVSVSVSPSDVLTMFFQAEGTMNEAAVPNVTNALEEVEGITGLKVQVVEGIASVELTKQTTIQATGVASSLVETIQGSGFKLQTLNLSFQDEDSEA from the exons ATGGCCAGTGTCTCAGCATTTTCCGTTTGCAGAGCTAAATCTCATTCTCAAATTCCCCATTCAATTCCCCAGCTTTTCCCAATTCAATTCCTTCGACTTCAAAGTAACAGGAGCATTAACGGCGGTCATTCTTGCTCTTCAAGTTTGGTGAAAGCGAAGACACCTTCGAGAAGTTGGAGGATATTTTCTGCAACTGAGGAAGATACTGCTGTTGCCGAACAAGGTGGAGATGAAGCTTCTACTGCTCCGACTACAACCACTGATCAGACTGTTTCTGTTTCCGTTTCCCCTTCCGATGTCCTCACTATGTTCTTTCAG GCAGAAGGAACAATGAATGAAGCTGCCGTTCCTAATGTGACTAACGCTTTAGAG GAGGTAGAAGGCATTACAGGTCTCAAAGTTCAAGTTGTTGAGGGTATTGCAAGCGTCGAG TTAACAAAGCAAACGACAATACAAGCTACAGGGGTGGCTTCCAGTTTGGTTGAAACAATACAAGGTTCAGGCTTCAAGTTGCAAACATTAAATCTGAGCTTTCAGGATGAAGATTCAGAAGCATGA
- the LOC132047172 gene encoding mediator of RNA polymerase II transcription subunit 4-like, producing MIQNVQHQLLQSPARLGLPTPGSPSVQNPAPPPKFSSQVSQTPQSNQQTNVLTTTTTSSTLLPLLPPLSRAQSLLIQMASLSSRLFEVSPNRSHWLSAFRGSLPSFLPSAGPAPQGSCPSSSKEILSVFTSLQTQLFEAVAELQEILDLQDEKHKVTREIRSNDSAILAFANKLKGAERVLDNLVDDYSDYRRPKRAKLENDTEESSVTTVATQLKLSDILSYAHRISYTTFAPPEFGGGQAPLRGALPPAPQDEQMRASQLYNFADLDIGLPKTDEGKENILEPLIEPPAESNPLANLSAIQGLLPPPGWKPGMPVELPTDLPLPPPGWKPGDPVALPPVDSLPLQKVEEAPARPVPPPGLPRMPEPIQVRHVQLDIEDDSSEYSSDDASSDSED from the coding sequence ATGATACAGAATGTTCAACACCAACTTTTGCAATCGCCTGCCCGGCTGGGCCTGCCAACTCCCGGTTCACCTTCTGTACAAAACCCAGCCCCTCCTCCTAAGTTCTCCTCGCAAGTGTCGCAAACTCCTCAATCCAATCAACAGACAAATGTATTGACTACCACTACCACCTCATCAACGCTACTTCCTCTTCTCCCACCTCTCTCTAGAGctcagtctcttctcattcaAATGGCATCTCTTTCTTCAAGACTCTTTGAAGTCTCACCTAACCGGTCCCATTGGCTTAGTGCTTTTCGTGGCTCTCTTCCTTCATTTCTGCCTTCGGCGGGACCGGCTCCACAAGGTTCCTGCCCGTCATCCTCAAAAGAAATCCTCTCTGTGTTTACTTCTCTCCAGACACAGCTGTTTGAAGCAGTTGCCGAACTACAAGAAATTCTTGATCTTCAAGATGAGAAGCACAAAGTCACCCGTGAAATTAGGTCAAATGATTCTGCAATTCTTGCTTTTGCCAACAAACTCAAAGGAGCTGAGCGTGTTCTTGACAATCTTGTTGATGATTACTCCGATTATCGTCGTCCCAAACGGGCCAAGTTGGAAAATGATACTGAAGAATCTTCAGTAACAACTGTGGCAACTCAGTTGAAATTATCCGACATATTGTCATATGCTCATAGGATAAGCTACACTACTTTTGCACCACCTGAATTTGGTGGTGGACAGGCTCCTCTTCGGGGAGCACTCCCACCGGCCCCACAGGACGAGCAAATGCGTGCATCTCAATTATATAATTTTGCTGATCTTGATATTGGTTTACCTAAAACAGATGAAggcaaagaaaatattttggagCCACTCATTGAACCTCCTGCAGAAAGCAACCCACTTGCCAATCTTTCAGCAATTCAGGGCCTCCTCCCTCCACCTGGTTGGAAACCTGGTATGCCTGTTGAGTTGCCGACTGATCTCCCACTTCCTCCACCTGGGTGGAAGCCTGGCGATCCAGTTGCTCTTCCTCCAGTGGATTCTCTTCCACTTCAAAAGGTCGAGGAGGCACCAGCACGACCAGTACCTCCTCCAGGACTGCCAAGAATGCCCGAGCCAATACAGGTTCGGCATGTGCAGCTTGATATTGAGGATGATAGTAGCGAGTATAGTTCTGATGACGCCAGCTCTGATAGTGAAGATTGA
- the LOC132047173 gene encoding uncharacterized protein LOC132047173, which yields MRTDGILGDGRRSAINTAKNKQKWLSRKEKWLVVLGVVLHAVYMLSIFDIYFKTPIVHGMDPVPPRFVAPAKRLVLLVADGLRADKFYEPDSEGGYRAPFLRSIIRKKGRWGVSHARPPTESRPGHVAIIAGFYEDPSAVTKGWKANPVEFDSVFNQSRHTFSYGSPDIVPIFCGALPHSTWNSYPHDFEDFATDASFLDEWSFDQFQNLLNRSNEDPKLKQLLQQDKLVVFLHLLGCDSNGHAHKPFSSIYLNNVKVVDKIAEKVYNLMQDYYKDNQTAYIFTADHGMSDKGSHGDGHPTNTDTPLVAWGAGVGHPLPISRSDHHESTARFIDDHLHDTETPSEWGLSGMTRLDVNQADIAPLMSTLLGLPCPVNSVGNLPRQYMNLNKAEEVEAVLANTKQILNQFLRKSQLKQSTSLYTKPFKPLASYSSLLRQIEHLISLKEYETAMKLSEQLRSLALQGLHYFQTYDWLMLMTVITLGYVGWMIYVILHVLQSYTSLPAYIFSKEQVPNQRSTVKVHLLGGLLMGVVCTLLLVEKSPPLYHAYVVMTMFLWTQIFSEYPFLKALCRYLCRKVTDYYLKLIGTCVFSVIILELLVKSFTERKLYTWCFLTTGVAVPFYLYRSLPTRSGIPIFVWMACWFLSAFTLMPPQIPENTMLVVAGAMMIITIGVVLRYVELHAKDNRYWLSLVAHDSTKLKFPMLFHLQILLVGLASLMVWLSTTHRTEKQELLVLHQLVNWSIAGFSMILPLFSATGLLSRLTSIFLGVAPPFLLLSIGYEAVFYGALGLALIAWILVENAYLHISKFRLSSTPVRSMEDDNRCLELSDMRIPLTFMVFFNIAFFGTGNFASIASFEISSVYRFITVFSPFLMAALLIFKLLIPFILVICAFSAITKLVQVPLLGCYFLVILCSDVMTIHFFFLVKNKGSWMEIGNSISHFGIMSAQVVFVLMLFAVTNVFTKDIQVRSALQFSRKKM from the exons ATGAGGACAGATGGGATCTTGGGAGATGGTAGAAGATCCGCCATTAACACTGCTAAAAATAAGCAGAAATGGCTGAgcagaaaagagaaatggctggTGGTTCTTGGAGTTGTACTTCATGCAGTGTATATGCTCAGTATCTTCGAtatttacttcaaaactcccaTTGTTCATGGCATGGACCCCGTCCCACCTCGTTTCGTTGCTCCAGCTAAGCGTCTAGTTCTTCTGGTTG CGGATGGTTTACGGGCTGATAAGTTTTACGAGCCAGATTCAGAGGGGGGTTATAGAGCCCCATTTTTGAGGAGCATTATAAGGAAAAAAGGTCGATGGGGAGTATCACATGCTCGTCCTCCAACAGAATCTAGACCTGGACATGTTGCTATAATTGCTGGCTTCTATGAAGATCCTAGTGCTGTTACTAAAG GTTGGAAGGCAAATCCTGTTGAGTTCGATTCAGTATTTAATCAAAGCCGGCATACATTTTCCTATGGTAGCCCAGATATTGTTCCCATATTCTGTGGGGCCTTGCCCCATAGCACTTGGAACTCGTATCCACATGATTTTGAGGATTTCGCAACTG ATGCTTCTTTTTTGGATGAGTGGTCATTCGATCAATTCCAGAACCTCTTGAATAGGTCCAATGAAGACCCAAAATTGAAGCAGCTACTACAACAAGACAAGCTTGTTGTTTTTCTGCACCTTCTTGGCTGTGATTCCAATGGTCATGCACATAAGCCCTTCTCGTCCATCTATCTAAATAATGTTAAAGTGGTTGACAAGATAGCGGAAAAGGTTTACAATCTTATGCAGGACTACTACAAGGACAATCAGACTGCATATATATTTACAGCAGATCATGGAATGAGCGACAAAG GGAGTCATGGAGATGGACACCCAACAAACACGGATACACCTCTTGTGGCATGGGGAGCAGGCGTTGGGCATCCCTTGCCAATTTCCCGCAGTGACCATCATGAAAGTACTGCTCGCTTTATTGATGACCATCTGCATGATACAGAAACACCTTCAGAATGGGGCCTCAGTGGCATGACGAGGTTGGATGTTAATCAAGCTGACATAGCACCGCTGATG TCCACTCTGCTTGGTCTGCCATGTCCTGTCAATTCGGTTGGCAATCTGCCTCGTCAGTACATGAATCTGAACAAG GCAGAAGAAGTTGAAGCCGTGCTAGCCAATACAAAGCAAATCCTCAATCAGTTCCTTCGAAAATCAC AATTAAAGCAGTCAACCTCATTATACACCAAGCCTTTCAAACCCTTGGCTAGTTATTCATCACTATTGCGTCAAATCGAGCATCTGATTTCTCTCAAAGAGTATGAAACTGCAATGAAACTATCTGAACAGCTTAGGAGCTTGGCACTTCAAGGACTTCACTATTTCCAGACATATGATTGGTTGATGCTGATGACTGTAATTACTCTTGGCTATGTTGGCTGGATGATCTATGTGATACTCCATGTCTTGCAATCTTATACATCCCTACCTGCATATATTTTTAGCAAGGAGCAAGTGCCTAATCAAAGAAGTACAGTTAAG GTACATCTTTTAGGAGGGCTGTTAATGGGAGTAGTGTGCACTCTTCTGTTGGTTGAAAAATCTCCTCCCCTTTATCACGCATATGTCGTGATGACAATGTTTCTGTGGACTCAAATATTTAGTGAATATCCATTTCTTAAGGCATTGTGCAGATACTTGTGCAGGAAAGTTACTGATTACTATCTTAAACTCATTGGAACTTGTGTTTTCTCCGTGATCATTCTTGAGCTTTTG GTGAAGAGCTTCACTGAGAGAAAGCTCTATACTTGGTGTTTCTTAACCACAGGGGTTGCAGTTCCTTTTTATCTGTATAGATCATTACCTACAAGATCTGGAATACCAATCTTTGTATGGATGGCATGTTGGTTTTTGTCGGCTTTTACTCTCATGCCCCCTCAAATTCCAGAAAATACCATGCTTGT GGTTGCTGGCGCGATGATGATTATCACAATTGGCGTAGTTCTTCGATATGTGGAACTGCATGCTAAAGATAACAGATACTGGCTTAGTCTCGTTGCACATGACTCTACGAAACTCAAGTTTCCCATGCTCTTTCACTTGCAG ATCCTTTTGGTTGGATTAGCATCTCTGATGGTTTGGCTTTCAACTACCCATAGAACAGAGAAGCAGGAATTGTTAGTCCTACACCAACTGGTGAATTGGTCCATTGCTG GCTTCTCGATGATACTCCCGCTCTTTTCAGCTACTGGTCTCTTATCCAGGCTGACTTCCATTTTCCTCGGCGTTGCACCTCCCTTCCTGCTTCTATCAATCGG CTATGAAGCAGTCTTCTATGGTGCTCTCGGTCTTGCACTTATAGCATGGATACTGGTGGAAAATGCTTATCTCCATATAAGTAAGTTCAGATTATCATCAACTCCAGTCAGATCCATGGAGGATGATAATAGGTGCCTGGAGTTATCTGATATGAGAATCCCATTAACCTTT ATGGTCTTTTTCAATATTGCATTCTTTGGAACTGGTAATTTTGCAAGTATTGCAAGCTTTGAGATCTCCTCCGTGTATCGGTTCATCACTGTTTTCAGT CCTTTTCTGATGGCAGCGTTGcttatttttaagttgttgATACCGTTCATACTTGTCAT ATGTGCATTTAGTGCAATCACTAAATTGGTGCAAGTTCCATTGTTGGGATGCTATTTTCTAGTGATCTTGTGCTCCGATGTAATGACAATTCATTTCTTCTTCCTG GTCAAAAACAAAGGAAGCTGGATGGAAATTGGCAATAGCATTAGTCATTTCGGAATCATGAGTGCTCAAGTTGTGTTTGTCCTCATGCTTTTTGCTGTTACAAATGTATTCACGAAAGACATCCAAGTTAGATCAGCTCTGCAGTTTTCTCGTAAAAAGATGTGA
- the LOC132047170 gene encoding U-box domain-containing protein 40, which yields MGTNKQRWKISFHRSPSKHPPIPIEFICPISNSLMADPVIVSSGHTFERHCVHACKSLSFTPILPDNSIPDFSTIIPNLALKSTILNFCRSSLLDPPKPLNFLTAENLVFTLMATQKAQNHTKDKSRFSSMTELNRVPSHISTSSEESVTPTSGPLTCYSSSSDVDTMNSNSIEEDELVVKLKSSHISEQEEGVISFRKLTRTREETRFSLCTPRILSALRVLITSRYASVQVNSVAALVNLSLENRNKVKIVRSGIVPPLIDVLKSGFQESQEHVAGALFSLALDDQNKTAIGVLGALPPLLHAVRSESERTRHDSALALYHLSLVQSNRAKLVKLGAVQVLLGMVKTGHMTGRILLILCNLAASSEGRAAMLDGGGVQCFVSMLRKGEFDSESTRENCLAALYGLSHGGLRFKGLAKEAAAEELLIHVEETGNERAKDKARKILEVLRQKDEEEEEVDWEKLLDSDDDMSQTRISSS from the coding sequence ATTTGAACgccactgtgttcatgcctgtAAATCACTATCTTTTACACCTATTCTTCCTGATAATTCCATCCCTGATTTCTCCACAATCATCCCTAACTTAGCTCTCAAATCCACAATCCTCAATTTTTGCCGTTCTTCTCTTCTTGACCCTCCAAAACCCCTCAATTTCCTCACAGCTGAAAATCTTGTTTTTACATTAATGGCCACCCAAAAAGCCCAAAACCACACTAAAGATAAATCAAGATTCAGTAGTATGACTGAGCTAAATCGGGTACCTAGTCACATATCAACGAGTTCAGAGGAATCTGTGACACCAACAAGTGGACCCCTCACTTGTTACTCTTCATCATCTGACGTGGATACCATGAACTCAAATTCCATTGAAGAAGATGAACTTGTTGTAAAACTGAAGAGTTCACATATCTCTGAACAAGAAGAAGGTGTTATCTCGTTTAGGAAATTGACCCGAACCCGAGAAGAAACCCGTTTCAGTTTATGTACTCCTCGTATACTGTCAGCTCTACGTGTACTTATAACCTCAAGGTATGCTTCTGTACAAGTTAATTCAGTAGCGGCATTGGTGAATTTATCATTAGAGAATCGAAACAAGGTGAAAATTGTACGTTCTGGGATTGTTCCACCTTTGATTGATGTGCTAAAAAGTGGATTTCAAGAATCACAAGAACATGTTGCTGGTGCACTTTTCAGTTTAGCTTTAGATGATCAGAACAAAACTGCAATTGGGGTTTTGGGTGCATTGCCTCCACTTTTACATGCTGTTCGATCCGAATCCGAACGTACTAGGCATGATTCGGCTTTGGCTTTGTATCATCTTTCTTTGGTTCAGAGTAACAGGGCTAAGTTAGTGAAACTCGGGGCGGTTCAGGTGTTATTGGGCATGGTTAAAACGGGTCATATGACGGGTCGGATCCTGTTGATACTTTGTAACCTGGCAGCGAGCTCGGAAGGGAGAGCAGCAATGCTTGATGGGGGTGGGGTGCAGTGTtttgttagtatgttgagaaAGGGAGAGTTTGATTCGGAGTCGACTCGTGAGAATTGTCTTGCTGCATTGTATGGACTTAGTCATGGTGGACTTAGGTTTAAAGGGTTGGCTAAAGAGGCTGCTGCTGAGGAGTTGTTGATACATGTTGAGGAAACGGGAAATGAGCGGGCCAAGGATAAGGCCAGAAAGATATTGGAGGTTTTGAGGCAGAAGGATGAAGAGGAGGAGGAAGTTGATTGGGAGAAGTTGCTTGATTCCGATGATGATATGAGTCAAACACGGATAAGTTCTTCATAG
- the LOC132047171 gene encoding peroxidase 31: MGLTVLLFLFFSAFLTPSLSNPHSPLNTAYYTKSCPRFEQIMQETTTNKQITSPTTAAATLRLFFHDCFVGGCDSSVLISSTPFNKAERDAEINLSLPGDGFDVITRAKTALELTCPGVVSCSDILAVAARNLVVQTGGPFYQVKLGRKDSFVSKADSVEGNLPRPTMPMDQMIKIFESKGFTVQEMVALSGAHTIGFSHCKEFSSNLSDPSYNPRFAQALRNACGNYQKDPTLSVFNDVMSPNKFDNMYYQNLPKGLGLLSSDRGLFSDPRTKIFVEEYIRDQNVFFKAFGSAMQKLSEHGVKFGKHGEIRHRCDAFNN; encoded by the coding sequence ATGGGTTTAACAGTTCtgcttttccttttcttctctgCTTTTTTAACGCCATCATTATCCAACCCCCATTCACCACTCAACACTGCTTATTACACTAAATCATGTCCAAGATTCGAACAAATAATGCAAGAAACAACTACAAACAAACAGATCACTTCCCCCACCACCGCTGCCGCCACTCTCCGTCTCTTCTTCCACGACTGTTTCGTCGGCGGTTGTGACAGTTCCGTCTTAATATCATCCACACCATTTAACAAAGCTGAACGTGACGCTGAAATCAACTTATCTCTACCTGGTGATGGGTTTGATGTAATCACACGCGCCAAAACCGCGCTTGAACTCACGTGTCCAGGTGTTGTCTCTTGTTCAGACATACTTGCTGTTGCTGCTCGTAACCTTGTTGTCCAAACTGGGGGCCCGTTTTATCAAGTTAAATTGGGCCGTAAAGATTCTTTTGTTTCTAAAGCTGATTCTGTTGAAGGAAATTTGCCCCGACCCACAATGCCAATGGATCAAATGATTAAGATTTTTGAATCTAAAGGGTTTACAGTTCAAGAAATGGTTGCATTATCTGGTGCTCACACAATTGGTTTCTCACATTGTAAAGAATTCAGCTCAAATCTATCTGACCCTTCGTATAATCCTCGATTTGCTCAAGCTTTAAGAAATGCTTGTGGTAATTATCAGAAAGATCCAACGTTGTCTGTGTTTAATGATGTAATGAGTCCTAATAAGTTTGATAATATGTATTATCAGAACTTGCCTAAGGGTTTGGGTTTGTTGTCTTCAGATAGGGGTTTGTTTTCAGATCCGAGGACGAAGATTTTTGTTGAAGAGTATATTAGAGATCAAAATGTGTTTTTTAAGGCGTTTGGTTCAGCTATGCAGAAGTTAAGTGAGCATGGTGTTAAATTTGGCAAACATGGTGAGATCAGGCACAGGTGTGATGCTTTCAACAATTGA